One segment of Penaeus vannamei isolate JL-2024 chromosome 3, ASM4276789v1, whole genome shotgun sequence DNA contains the following:
- the LOC113813101 gene encoding uncharacterized protein produces the protein MNTLGLLCAFAAFVSCLAFCDGSFAVVSHAPTAAVAVHAPVAPAAPYVSVGHHAPVPLAPAASQYHAQDELGQYSFGYSGGPSSRSESRDAYGNVRGSFSYVDSYGNVQSRSYVADGFGFRVIGTDGLRHKRSYGTYPASTGPLATVSHVAPVLHAAPTLASVASPLGGFYGHHAVPSFASYGSHLAHPFGHVLRHKRSYGTYPASTGPLSTVSHVAPVVHAAPAVPPVLHAAHAASPVLHAAPVLSPVVHAAPGFAPVASPLGGFPFGHHTVPSVTSYRSHLAHPLLTKYSDY, from the exons ATGAACACCCTC GGTCTTTTGTGCGCCTTCGCCGCCTTCGTCAGCTGCTTAGCTTTCTGTGATGGTTCCTTCGCCGTAGTCTCTCACGCTCCAACTGCTGCCGTCGCCGTCCACGCTCCGGTTGCGCCAGCGGCCCCCTATGTCTCCGTGGGACATCACGCTCCCGTGCCATTGGCGCCTGCCGCGTCCCAGTACCACGCCCAGGACGAGCTCGGACAGTACTCTTTCGGCTACAGCGGCGGCCCCTCCTCCAGGAGCGAGAGCCGCGACGCCTACGGCAACGTGCGAGGCTCCTTCAGCTACGTCGACTCCTACGGCAACGTCCAGTCCCGATCCTACGTCGCCGACGGCTTCGGCTTCCGCGTGATTGGCACCGACGGCCTTCGGCACAAGCGGTCCTACGGCACTTACCCGGCCTCCACTGGCCCCCTGGCCACCGTGTCCCACGTGGCTCCTGTGCTTCACGCTGCTCCTACCTTAGCTTCTGTTGCCTCTCCTCTCGGAGGCTTCTACGGTCACCACGCAGTCCCGTCCTTCGCCAGCTACGGGAGCCACCTGGCCCACCCCTTCGGCCACGTGCTTCGTCACAAGCGCTCCTACGGCACCTACCCGGCCTCCACTGGTCCTCTCAGCACCGTGTCCCACGTGGCTCCAGTGGTTCATGCTGCTCCTGCAGTGCCCCCTGTGCTTCATGCTGCTCATGCTGCATCCCCTGTGCTTCATGCTGCTCCTGTATTGTCCCCTGTGGTTCATGCTGCTCCAGGCTTTGCTCCTGTTGCCTCCCCTCTCGGGGGCTTCCCCTTTGGACACCACA
- the LOC113813100 gene encoding uncharacterized protein → MIVGVVLVALVAGMRGEAVVPSPYFGLIGSSVPLGSKFASTSQYSLTVQHGAAPHASPVSAPLKREKSVKFDVDDTTLYREDVGDGPSTREEGSEEVQRHREGLGKSSRPFHPRIDSALPPQRARVRVPSVPKVETPTVVPTALPVQAQVVPVSPASVRVIVPVVPAAVSPLVTPAPPVAVQHEVVKQQFHAQDELGRYAFGYSGGPSSRAETRDALGHVRGSFSYVDPHGKIQYQHYVADDHGFRITSASNLPQRRRRRSPEAQEDQKAPETHAAGKARSHKAHSGTGSQAVTLSQFSTHPGTPSQSPFALQRFLTAQPSSVAQPANLPHSDILAHPGFSQSGIFVRPRGEIQSANSARSNLAHLEPVVQTGHGTGQSSLSLPGRFAHQLTPVPVGFGGQPVNPARQGATSFQNAAFQGAVATPSNVAFQGAVSSPSTTAFVGSVPNSHSISLQGPLVHQDTAAQSPFVAVPGSGTSAVSTGTVGTFGLPSTHGFASQSALFGNQASLTAPGSFTPSGATGFPSGDVALFVASDFLQGSRADAVAPTSGGRVRHPSPAQGILGGLGRVSGTPGLLTSASGTPGIFDVLGTQGNSGFSYGFEESPTSVQTFGSHFNPGRQ, encoded by the exons ATG ATTGTGGGTGTCGTCCTGGTAGCCTTGGTCGCGGGGATGCGGGGGGAGGCCGTcgttccctccccctacttcggGCTCATCGGCTCTTCCGTCCCCCTCGGCTCCAAGTTCGCGTCGACCTCCCAGTACTCCTTGACGGTCCAGCACGGCGCCGCCCCGCACGCGAGCCCCGTCTCAGCGCCCCTCAAGCGGGAGAAGTCGGTGAAGTTCGATGTTGACGACACGACTCTGTACCGCGAGGACGTGGGCGACGGGCCCTCGACGCGCGAGGAAGGCTCCGAGGAGGTCCAGCGGCATCGGGAAGGTCTTGGCAAGTCGAGTCGTCCCTTCCACCCTCGAATCGATTCTGCTCTTCCTCCGCAGAGGGCGCGAGTGAGGGTTCCTTCTGTTCCGAAGGTGGAGACGCCGACAGTCGTCCCTACCGCCCTTCCAGTCCAGGCGCAGGTTGTCCCCGTGTCTCCGGCCAGCGTGAGGGTCATCGTCCCGGTGGTTCCTGCGGCGGTGTCGCCCTTGGTCACTCCCGCGCCCCCAGTGGCAGTCCAGCACGAGGTGGTGAAGCAGCAGTTCCATGCCCAGGACGAGCTCGGCCGCTACGCCTTCGGGTACAGCGGCGGCCCGTCGTCCCGCGCCGAGACCCGCGACGCCCTGGGTCACGTCCGGGGCTCCTTCAGCTACGTGGATCCGCACGGGAAGATCCAGTACCAGCACTATGTGGCCGACGACCACGGCTTCAGGATCACATCCGCCTCTAACTTGCCACAGCGAAGGCGTAGACGCTCCCCAGAAGCTCAAGAGGACCAGAAGGCTCCGGAAACCCACGCAGCAGGCAAGGCACGCTCACATAAAGCTCATTCAGGGACCGGATCTCAGGCTGTCACTCTCAGTCAATTTAGCACCCACCCGGGGACGCCAAGTCAGTCGCCATTCGCACTCCAGCGCTTCCTAACTGCCCAACCCAGCTCAGTCGCCCAGCCAGCTAACTTGCCTCATTCAGATATTCTAGCTCATCCTGGCTTCTCTCAAAGCGGCATCTTTGTCCGCCCACGGGGTGAAATTCAGTCAGCTAATTCGGCTCGTTCAAATCTTGCTCACTTGGAGCCTGTGGTTCAGACGGGCCATGGAACTGGTCAGAGTTCCCTGTCTCTCCCGGGCAGATTTGCTCACCAACTTACCCCGGTTCCCGTCGGCTTTGGGGGCCAGCCGGTTAATCCTGCCCGCCAAGGCGCCACGTCCTTCCAGAATGCCGCATTCCAGGGTGCCGTAGCCACCCCGAGCAACGTAGCCTTCCAGGGAGCAGTGAGTAGTCCAAGTACCACAGCCTTCGTAGGTTCCGTACCCAATTCACATAGCATATCCCTTCAGGGTCCACTGGTTCACCAGGACACCGCAGCACAATCACCGTTTGTCGCCGTCCCAGGTTCCGGGACATCTGCAGTGTCTACTGGCACTGTCGGCACGTTTGGCCTTCCTAGTACTCACGGTTTTGCTAGTCAGAGTGCCCTCTTCGGAAACCAGGCGTCCCTCACCGCACCTGGGTCCTTTACCCCCAGTGGCGCCACAGGCTTCCCCAGCGGCGATGTCGCACTCTTCGTGGCTTCCGACTTCCTTCAGGGCAGCCGCGCAGACGCCGTCGCCCCAACATCCGGCGGCAGGGTGCGTCATCCCAGCCCCGCCCAGGGGATTCTGGGAGGCCTCGGGAGAGTTTCTGGCACTCCGGGGCTTCTGACCTCCGCTTCTGGCACTCCAGGCATCTTCGACGTCTTGGGCACCCAGGGCAACTCCGGCTTTTCCTATGGATTCGAGGAAAGTCCTACATCTGTACAAACTTTCGGGAGTCACTTCAACCCTGGACGGCAATAA